From a single Candoia aspera isolate rCanAsp1 chromosome 10, rCanAsp1.hap2, whole genome shotgun sequence genomic region:
- the B9D2 gene encoding B9 domain-containing protein 2 yields MAEVHVIGQIVGASGFPGSGLFCKWGIHTGGAWKLLSGLREGQTQVDHPQMDDVAYWCHPIDVHFATKGLQGWPKLHVQVWHQDAFGRTELYGYGFCHVPSSPGFHRLDCVTWRPLGSWQEQLSQLFVGGGPQLLSSDLIYTGADRYRLQTCAMGTVHFQLAVLLRNFDRYGVEC; encoded by the exons ATGGCCGAGGTGCACGTCATTGGCCAGATCGTGGGAGCCAGCGGATTCCCCGGCAGCGGCCTCTTTTGCAAGTGGGGGATCCACACAG GTGGAGCCTGGAAACTGCTCTCGGGACTTCGAGAGGGACAGACGCAGGTCGACCACCCCCAGATGGATGATGTGGCTTACTGGTGCCACCCCATTGACGTTCACTTTGCCACCAAAGGCTTGCAAG GTTGGCCCAAGCTCCACGTCCAGGTGTGGCACCAGGATGCCTTTGGGCGCACCGAACTGTACGGCTACGGCTTTTGCCACGTGCCCTCCAGCCCTGGCTTCCACCGGCTGGACTGTGTCACCTGGCGCCCGCTGGGCTCCTGGCAGGAGCAGCTGTCCCAGCTCTTTGTGGGGGGGGGCCCGCAGCTGCTCAGCAGTGACTTGATCTACACGGGAGCCGACCGCTACCGCCTGCAGACGTGCGCGATGGGCACCGTGCATTTCCAGCTGGCTGTGCTCCTCCGCAACTTTGACCGCTACGGGGTTGAGTGCTGA